Part of the Deltaproteobacteria bacterium genome, GAGACTGAGGCGCTGCGAGTGGTTCTTCAACGCGGAGATGTGCAGTTGCTCTCGGTTGGTGGAGGGTTAACCACTCGATCGGAAAATGTCGATGCCATTGCGGCCCTCAATGCTGCGCAGGTAGTTTGTTTAACTAGTTCTCCAGGGACTCTTGCAGGTCGCTTGTGGCTGCAGGAACTGGCAGCGAGGAAAGCGGGTAAGGGGGCAATTAGGCCGCTACTCGTCGAGTCAGTTAGCGAGTTCCTTGACGAGGAGGACTTCTGCAAGGCGGTTGAAAGGCTTGTTAGGGCTAGGGCTACTGCCTATGATTGCGCCGATATTCAGGTGTTCGCCGATTGGGCGGATATTGAAGTGGTAAGTGAGGTAGTCGAGGCGGAAGCTAAGGTTCTCGTTAGTGAGCGAAGGGTTGTTGTTCCGGTTTCGCCGGACATAAGACCTTTAGGCAAGAGACTCGCTAGAGTGGTGTTGGGCCGAGGATTGCTGGATTGCGTTGGGTTGTATCTTGATGAGATATACGCATCGGCGACGAAGGTGTTGTTACTTACCGATGAGGTGGTGAATGGTCTGTGGGGTGAGACTGTGGAGCGGGTAGCAAAGCGAGATGGGAGAAGCGTTGTTGTAGCGACGGTTCCTAGAGGAGAGGCTGCAAAGCAGCTTGCTGAGGTTGAGAGGCTTGTGGATTTGCTGCTTGAAAATGGGTTTAATCGGGACGACGTAATTCTGGCGCTGGGTGGCGGATCGGTCGGAGATTTGGCTGGATTAACCGCGTCGCTATATATGCGTGGCGTTGGACTGGTGCAGGTTCCTACGACCTTGTTGGCGCAGGTAGATGCGGCGATAGGTGGAAAGACGGCTGTTAATGCGAAGGGTGGCAAGAACATTATCGGAACCTTTTACCCAGCCGCGCTGGTATTGGAGGATGTGAGGTTATTGTCGACACTACCAGAGCGAGAGTATCGCGAAGGACTGGCGGAGGTAGTTAAGTACGCACTGATTGGATCGAGTGATTTTTTTATCTGGCTTGAAGAGAAGGCGGATAAAATAACTGCTCGAGATGAAGAAGTTGTATGCGAGATGGTTGCTCGCTGCGTGAAGGAGAAGCTAAGGTTCGTGGCGCAGGATGTGCACGATACCTTGGGCAAGCGGGCACAGCTAAATTTCGGACATACGATTGGGCATGCGCTTGAGGGGCTACTTGGTTTTGGGGAGATCCTGCATGGCGAAGCGGTGTCGATTGGGATGGTGCAGGCTCTAAAGATTGGTGAGCTCCTTGGGGTTAGTGAGTCAGGGCTTCTTGACAGGGTGGAATCTCTCCTTAGGAAATTTCATCTGCCTGTCGAAGTGCCGGCTGACCTGGTAGGTGGAGCCCTGGCAAGTGAGAAGTGGGTTAGAGCTTTGTGGGCAGATAAAAAGCGAAGCTCAAGTGGTTTGAATTTCATCTTGCTGAGCGAGATGGGTAAGGCTACGCAACAGGTAGTGCCTCTGTCGTCGGTGTATCATAGTTTGGGAGTGCGAAATATCGAGGCGTCTATTGTGTAGTGAGCCTCAGGAAAAAAATAGTAAGTGGTATTGACCAGGAATTGTAACAGGTAGTTTGTTAGGAGGGCGACCGAATGTCGATTCTTAAGCGGATTCGTCTGCAGAATGTAGTGATGGCAATGACAGTGGCTGCGGCACTTGGGTGTGGTTCAGCGACCAATAATGACCAGGGAACGTCTTTCTTGGCGCTTGGTTTTTTTGAAACTGGCGATGGCGATGCCGGCGATGCTGGCACTGTCGTTTATCTAAATAACGACGTGGAGGGCTTGCAGGGAGTGATTCCTCTTTTTGTGCCAATCGATAAGGATCCGGAGGAAGAAGGCTTGCAGGGTGGCTATATTGGTCTGCAGAATAATTTGTCAGCCCAGTTTATTAGATCTGAGCGAATAGACTGCTGCTATACGGTACCAGGGGCTGATAGCTCATTAAATATACCATGCGATTCATGGCATTTTACTACGGTGCTCCCAGCGTCAGAAGGAGAAGAGCCTGCTACCTCATATAGTCAGGTGGAAATTGTATCTCCAGATATAATAGCGTACCTTAATGTCAATACTAACTCGCTACCGGAATTGCCGTATCGCATGGTGGCGGAGTGCACAGTTGTGGGAGTGTCTCAGGCCGGCGATGTATTTGAGACTAATCCGGTGTTTTATCAGATTCAGTTCGCGGAGCTGCCAGAGTGCTGTGAAGGAGTAGGGGAAGGCTTCGGCGGAGGATTCCAAGAAGGCGCAGGAGTAGGTGGGGACATTAATAGCTTCGGTGATCCAGAGGAGGAAGCTGTTGTTGAGGAAGTCTTGACTGAGGATGAAGAGTCTTAGGACTAGGGCTAGGTAATGATGTTTTGTCGCTGTGGTCTAGAACGGCCAGAGCTAATGGTAGAGACAGATAAGTCGTAGATTGGTTTAAGGGAAATTAAGAAAATGTTGCGAGCCAAAATGAGGGAAAAACTTGCTAGGGTCATGCTGGTTCTAGTAGCAGTTGGGCTTGTTAGTTGTTCACAGGGTAGCACTGATGGCGATGAGGGGAATGATGTTGCGGGGCTTGGCGCTCAGTTTGTTGCGGATGGTGGCGCGGGAGCGAGTCTTACGATTTCTGCTCCCACAACGCTGGCGACTGGGTCGACATCTGGTTTTTCGGTTACAGCCTTAGATCCACTGGGAGCGCCATTGGCCTGGCTAAGATTGTTTTGCGAATCGGAACGCGGCATTGCCATACTTGAGCCATCAGCCGGGGGAACTAGCTTCGAGAGCACTGGAACAAATGGCATGATGAGCGGCGTGATTGGATGCACTACGCCTGGGAGCTTTATGATGGAGTGCCGTGGGCCCGATGGCTACGGCCTGAAAACTCGCGCACAGGTAAAATGCGTTGGCGATGTTCCACAAGGCTTTGAGGGATGGCCAGGAGCGGCTGGTGGAAACATGGGCGGGGGCTTAATAGTGGATTTAACACCGGATGATGTAACAGATGGCGGAATCAGTATCTCATCTGTGCTAATTGCGGATGGTCTTGGCGAGGCGTCTGAAACTGATCCGATTGATACTGTGTTTACCACGGATTGCAACGCTGATGGAACTCATGACGATCCGGAGACCTTTACGGATACGCTTGTTACGCTTAAAGTTTCGAATGATACTGCCGAGCGGTTAATATTCGGGGAGGCTACGTTTGTTGTATACGATGGTCGGCCGGGTCTAACAATAACCGAGGCAGTAACCACAGAAGTTGCTCCTGGGACAGTTGGTAGCGTAACGACGTTCCTAGCGAGTTTCGATGGGGGCTCAAAGTCGTATGCTGGAACTGGAATGGCGCTTATCGATGGAACTTATGTTGTCGATGTGGTGTTGACCGGAGAGACGGAGTCCGGTGAGGCGTTTACGCTAACCGACTCGTTCACAATTACGCTGTTTGGAGTAAATAACTGCGGATAGTCTCGATAGATACCAACATTTAAACATTCTAAAAAAATGGGGCCCTTGCATTCGGCCCCATTTTTATTTGTTGAAAAAAATCTCGTCCGTATATTGACTGGAGGTAGTTGTGGAAAAATCACTAGAACGACTCCGACTGCTCGTGGCGGCGAGACCAGAGTGTCCGGAATTTGTTGAGCTTGCTGAAATGCTGTCGACTGATGCTAAGACGCGACCAGAAGCGAGAGAGGTGTGTTTTGCCGGTTTGGCGCGAGATCCTAGTAACCTAAAAGCTCGGCTATTGCTAGCTAGATTGTTTTACCTGGATGGGATGAATGAGTTCTGTCTAAAGGAGCTTCTAGAATTAAGAAGAAGATTCGGACTTCTCGTAAATGACCGTGAAAATTTGTCATTAGATAGACTTATTGCTTCCTTTGGCGATATACTATGCCCTCATTCGGGGCTTAGCGATTCAGCATGTGTTGCAAGCAGTCACTTTAAGCATGGCAATCAGAGTGGCGGAGGTGCTGTAAGCAATCCCGATAATGAAGATATTAAGTCGAAAGTGGTTGCAGAGATGGACATTGAGGCGGATTTTGCAGAACTGCTCGACGAGATCGACGAATAGAAAGCGGATAAGCAGCCATTAGATGGAAAAGGTTATAGCAGTAATAAATGGACCCAATCTAAACCTTCTAGGAAGCCGTGAACCGGAAATTTATGGCAGCCAGACATTAGAAGGATTGCTGGAAGGTTTAGTAAAAGAGGCGGCAGGGCAAGGATATGACATATGGTCATATCAGAGCAATTCGGAGGGCGAGCTCGTGGATGCAGTGCAAGCTGTCATGACGGCGCCCAATAAGCGCATACAGCAAAATATATCTGCACTCATTATTAACCCGGCTGCCTACTCCCATACCAGCATCGCGCTAAGGGATGCTATCGCAGTCCTTAGCCTTCCAGTGATTGAGGTTCACATTTCAAATGTGTTTTCTAGGGAGTCGTTTCGACATCATTCGCACATAACGGCAGTGGTAGATGGGTTGATATGTGGACTTGGAACACAGGGCTATAGGTTAGCTCTTAGAGCGCTTATTGAACAGCTCGAAAACAAAAAAACTTAGTAATTATTAGTTTATGTATACGACAAGTAATTTTCGAAATGGTTTGAAGATCTTAGTTGATGGGATTCCCTATGAAATAACATATTTTCAGCACGTAAAGCCCGGTAAGGGAGGGGCCTTTGTTCGGACTAAACTAATGAACCTTCTCAATCAGTCGGTTGTTGAGAAAACCTTTAGAGCCACCGAGCGAGTGGAAAGGCCAGATATTCAAGAATGCTCAATGCAGCTATTGTATGCATCTGATGACGGCTTTCATTTCATGGATATTAATACCTACGAGCAAATAGTCGTACCTGCCTCTACTGTCGGCGACAGAAGGCTCTATTTAAAAGAAAACGAAGTGGTTAAAGTGTTGCTGTTTAATCAGAAAGTAGTAAGTATCGAGCTTCCAAGCTTTGTCATTTTGGCGATTGCACAGTGCGATCCAGGGGTGAGAGGTGATACTGTTTCTGGTGCAACTAAGCCAGCGATAATGGAAACAGGTGCCGTTGTGCAGGTTCCACTGTTTGTAAATGAAAAAGATCACCTAAAAATTGATACTAGAACTGGTGAGTATATTGAACGAGCCTAAGGAGAGTCATTGCGTGACGAGTTTATTTAATCTTAGCGACCTGGCGACTATTATGCGGATGTTAAAGGAGTCAGACGTTACAGAATTTGAATTTGAAAGAGAAGGGGAAGTATTAAAGATAAAGCGCGAGGCTGGTGGTGTAACTACTGTTGGCAGTGGACGAGGTGTTCAGTTCCTTGGGGCCAGTGAAGGATTCGCCTCGCCAGTTGTTTCTCGCAACGCCATTCAGGGGGAACTTGAACAAAGGGCGCTTACTCAGGGAGGAGCTGCTGAAGAGACGGTAGGTAAGCATCATTGGCATCAAGTGCTTTCCCCGATGGTTGGAACTTTTTACGATAAACCTTCGCCCGATGCGAAAGCTTATGTCGCCGTAGGAGACTCAGTGAGCAAGGGCGATGTGCTCTGTATTGTTGAAGCTATGAAATTGATGAACGAAATCGAGGCGGATGTAAGCGGCAAGATAGTTGAGATTTGCGTAAAGGATACGCAAATGGTCGAATATGGGGAAGTCCTCTTTCAAATCGAGCCAGCGTAGGATTTTGTAAGCCGGTATGGCAGATTAACTAGCGGATATTTAGACAATGCCGAAACCCCCATTTCGCAAGGTATTAATTGCCAATCGCGGTGAAGTAGCTGTTAGGATTCTGCGAGCATGTCACGAATTAGGCATACGAACGGCAGTTGTATATTCTACTGCTGACGCCGACGCTCTGCACGTCAAATTAGCGGACGAGAGCATTTGCATCGGGCCAGCAAAGGCTAGCGAATCTTACTTAAATGTTTCTGCAATTATTTCTGCGGCTGCTGCAACTGGCGCCGAGGCAATTCATCCAGGTTATGGTTTCCTGAGCGAGAATGCTTCTTTTGCAGAGATTTGCAGCCAGTGCGGCATTATTTTTATTGGTCCAACAGTGCGAAACATGCGCCTTATGGGAGATAAATCTCGGGCCCGACGCGTCGCTATAAAAAACGATGTGCCCGTCATTCCCGGAAGCGAGGAAGCTGGAGTAAACACGCGCGAGGCCCTGCTCGAGGCCGAAAAGATAGGTTTCCCGGTCTTGATTAAAGCAAGTGCTGGTGGCGGCGGAAGGGGGATGAAGATAGTGAGGGATCCGGCGGATTTCGTGGCGGCTTTTAATCAGGCAACAAGAGAAGTTGCCGCAGCCTTTAACGATCCAAGGATATACGTAGAAAAATATTTAGAGAAAGCGCGTCACGTAGAAATCCAGATATTGGGCGACCAATTTCAAAATACCCTTCATATGGGCGAAAGGGATTGTTCCATTCAGCGTCGCTATCAAAAACTAGTAGAAGAGTCGCCAGCAATAGGTCTTCGCAAGGAGACTCGCGAACGATTATACGATGCCGCAATTCATTTAGCGCGCGCTATAAGTTATGCTAGTTTAGGTACTATTGAGTTTCTCGTAGATACGGTTACGCAGGAGTTTTATTTCATAGAGATGAATACTAGGCTTCAAGTCGAGCATCCCGTTACTGAAATGATAACTCTGGTAGATCTCGTAAAGGAGCAAATTTGGGTTGCTGCGGGCAAGGAACTAGCTATTTCTCAGAATTCGGTAAAAATGGTTGGACATGCTATAGAAGCGAGAATCAATGCTGAGGATCCTGTTACGCAGATGGCGTCTCCAGGTCAAATTGTAGGCTTTCATATGCCTGGGGGGCCGGGAATTCGCGTAGATTCGGCCTTGTATGATAGGTATACAGTTCCTCCCTATTACGATTCGCTAATTGCTAAAATAATTGCGCGTGGACAGACGAGAGCTGAAGCAATAAGAAAACTCTCTGTGGCGCTTGACGAATGTATTATTGGAGGTATTAAGACTAACCTAGACCTACAC contains:
- the accB gene encoding acetyl-CoA carboxylase biotin carboxyl carrier protein, giving the protein MRMLKESDVTEFEFEREGEVLKIKREAGGVTTVGSGRGVQFLGASEGFASPVVSRNAIQGELEQRALTQGGAAEETVGKHHWHQVLSPMVGTFYDKPSPDAKAYVAVGDSVSKGDVLCIVEAMKLMNEIEADVSGKIVEICVKDTQMVEYGEVLFQIEPA
- the aroB gene encoding 3-dehydroquinate synthase; this translates as MGGCGLVILIGPPGAGKSSVASSLCKRLGLKCVDLDEFVEERLGRGVSEIIRVEGESRFREYETEALRVVLQRGDVQLLSVGGGLTTRSENVDAIAALNAAQVVCLTSSPGTLAGRLWLQELAARKAGKGAIRPLLVESVSEFLDEEDFCKAVERLVRARATAYDCADIQVFADWADIEVVSEVVEAEAKVLVSERRVVVPVSPDIRPLGKRLARVVLGRGLLDCVGLYLDEIYASATKVLLLTDEVVNGLWGETVERVAKRDGRSVVVATVPRGEAAKQLAEVERLVDLLLENGFNRDDVILALGGGSVGDLAGLTASLYMRGVGLVQVPTTLLAQVDAAIGGKTAVNAKGGKNIIGTFYPAALVLEDVRLLSTLPEREYREGLAEVVKYALIGSSDFFIWLEEKADKITARDEEVVCEMVARCVKEKLRFVAQDVHDTLGKRAQLNFGHTIGHALEGLLGFGEILHGEAVSIGMVQALKIGELLGVSESGLLDRVESLLRKFHLPVEVPADLVGGALASEKWVRALWADKKRSSSGLNFILLSEMGKATQQVVPLSSVYHSLGVRNIEASIV
- the aroQ gene encoding type II 3-dehydroquinate dehydratase, with product MEKVIAVINGPNLNLLGSREPEIYGSQTLEGLLEGLVKEAAGQGYDIWSYQSNSEGELVDAVQAVMTAPNKRIQQNISALIINPAAYSHTSIALRDAIAVLSLPVIEVHISNVFSRESFRHHSHITAVVDGLICGLGTQGYRLALRALIEQLENKKT
- the efp gene encoding elongation factor P: MYTTSNFRNGLKILVDGIPYEITYFQHVKPGKGGAFVRTKLMNLLNQSVVEKTFRATERVERPDIQECSMQLLYASDDGFHFMDINTYEQIVVPASTVGDRRLYLKENEVVKVLLFNQKVVSIELPSFVILAIAQCDPGVRGDTVSGATKPAIMETGAVVQVPLFVNEKDHLKIDTRTGEYIERA
- the accC gene encoding acetyl-CoA carboxylase biotin carboxylase subunit, producing the protein MPKPPFRKVLIANRGEVAVRILRACHELGIRTAVVYSTADADALHVKLADESICIGPAKASESYLNVSAIISAAAATGAEAIHPGYGFLSENASFAEICSQCGIIFIGPTVRNMRLMGDKSRARRVAIKNDVPVIPGSEEAGVNTREALLEAEKIGFPVLIKASAGGGGRGMKIVRDPADFVAAFNQATREVAAAFNDPRIYVEKYLEKARHVEIQILGDQFQNTLHMGERDCSIQRRYQKLVEESPAIGLRKETRERLYDAAIHLARAISYASLGTIEFLVDTVTQEFYFIEMNTRLQVEHPVTEMITLVDLVKEQIWVAAGKELAISQNSVKMVGHAIEARINAEDPVTQMASPGQIVGFHMPGGPGIRVDSALYDRYTVPPYYDSLIAKIIARGQTRAEAIRKLSVALDECIIGGIKTNLDLHRKVLAHPDFLSGNVHTKLLEEINIQR